A single Pseudoxanthomonas sp. DNA region contains:
- a CDS encoding calcium-binding protein — MATNLELAQLATHVYARPNSNKTPLTGGWSQFARQDDDEWGFSASSYVRGGEIVISFAGTNQSPIDWTTNVPAGVGITAPQVLTAISYVLNVMSQNPGATFTFTGHSLGGGLASVMAVMFDVAATVFDPAPFELTARSEEFLALIDGWPHPSGYRNAALDAYTSSGGALFPQRESQVVGYSVAGEVLELLRAALPTVQGSHHTYVVGKPPLTEANPISTMVGLHSMDLLSAVMRSSQFNTGVVEQTRSFQVFSDEGLYGSDSRLDRPDFMARIHNRHLANAAGGEGALDVLGQDLQDIGDVGAAFEETLNRGILAALAEYHYFQTGGSYEGFIERVHAGTQFDLANISSTSDRKGQDRLRNSVTEWLAEEGEVSTDVFRFSSFVVQSGQGGLQFEAQQDTDDLILGGTGNDTASAGGGDDFIFGWDGSDTLRGGAGSDEIHGGDGNDILYSGSSTEDSDTSENRLYGGDNDDTLYGSGGRDYLDGGEGVDLLQGGDGVDTYKVDDYDTIYDSDGKGSVFYGNKQLTGGTRPEDGPDNVYYGNGDIYVLNGTTLIINGMLTIQNFDKENNSLQIVLKDPEDEEETDDERPSTDEASTRTSPIVIDLDGDGVETLELGAVNFDHDGDGLREQSGWVSPDDGVLAHDRNGDGRINNGGELFGSHSVLESGELASNGFQALAEYDDNGDGIINSQDGSYGQLRVWRDLNRNGVSDVGELQSLSEAGVVSIATSYNVSTQVDAHGHEHRQIGAVVLSDGTASTASDVWFRVDAGERTNSGEIELSADLLMLPNARGFGRVQDLRQAMALDPQLKELLLQYLSETDPNAKNQLLDSLIYRWAGAADVDPYSRDPSRVYGHVMDARQLVTLENLVGHGYMGIWCWGEYDPNPHGQAAPLLISEYLEFKRFTAAQLLAQTEFSEELDIIQSAFGSDANGVSVDWDALQGKLTALLASGQETRIRALVTVLTDLGVYSSGYRAQRDAAFQAIAATNPQLAPFFDLNSQIGTLNNDTLFGNGIFYGLAGDDRLYGGHNGDSYHFSRGHGNDTVLDSGGLDQIVLSEGISATDLIFTRNVTTVWMHVRNSDGSDAGSVRIDNFFDFDGTVDFGAVELIRFADGSSMTQQQILAILTASSVSTGDDLVFGTSASDTIDSLSGHDSIHGLAGNDHISGGEGNDNLMGDNGNDVLVGGVGDDSLVGGRGSDTYVFEVGHGNDTISNAAEVAGVKVDRIALGAGIGPASVTVRRAEGDLIIQTSASDSIRVVGYFSGHGNNGVAIDQIVFDDGTIWGIEEIKGRVLEASSGSDTVYGYDTNDSLVGLAGDDRLFGNGGDDILDGGDGHDSLEGGSGNDQILGGQGIDVMQGGDGNDQVDGGEGNDTLSGGSGDDILLGGLGSDHLEGGAGRDSLNGGDGNDQLNGNVGDDVLEGGLGDDILYGEAGSDLLSGGLGNDRLEGGEGDDNYYFAAGGGHDVINDSNGLTTIFLAGLPLNELIFRREGTSLAVYFLNSVDDRIHLENFFDPATQLARFGLRFDMGGGQTWSLSPTELDAASMAGTALDDVLHGNSLENSISGLAGNDTIFGSGGIDNLQGGAGNDTLYGQDGSDVLLGGDGDDVLNGGSGADQLSGGVGDDTYVIDDAGDTVTELENDGNDVVSSNISYTLNQYIERLVLTGSGHINATGNDTDNEVAGNGGNNRLTGLAGNDVLAGAAGDDILDGGLGDDQLEGGDGYDTLYGGAGLDTLDGGEGIDQAVGGLGDDLYRVNDASDIIVEHDGEGADTVESTAYSYTLSMNVEHLTLAEGTGSYEGSGNSLANVLTGNSNDNRLDGGAGADSLIGGLGNDTYVIDSVSDVIVENADEGIDTVESSISYTLSSTLDNLTLLGSADLNATGNDGDNVIQGNEGSNLIEGGDGADTLSGGAGDDYYVAVSADDSVHEYAGEGIDTVERVFETNLVLESNVENLVLGAGITTGNGNGLDNTITGNAEDNTLGGWDGDDLLHGLDGNDALFGGDGTDTLLGGIGNDYLDGGAGVDLLEGGSGNDVYIIDDSADVVVEAAGAGIDQVQTTASYALSANIENLFLMEGGAIDGTGNALDNYIAGNSDANVIDGGAGSDTLVAGGSDDTLIGGTGDDKYVFDESSGSDVVDNSDGGFDGVFFTGGVTRERLSFSRDGDDLLIFIDAATAPSVRVLNHFLGGDAAIDYVQPDGGFYLTTTEINQIVAGGGTGGEYDQVIEGTASGEQLVGGTGKDLIKGLAGNDQLFGMGGNDTLQGGDGDDYLAGGNGSGSGSGNDRLEGGAGADTLAGQDGANALIGGAGNDSYVYGGGQDTIDNTGGGYDGVFFNNGILADDLAFTRDGDDLLITVDGNASATVRVTNHFLGGDYAIDFVQPASGSSLNTAAINALAEDHGGNPGGGGNEGNDNDYSNVVTGTGSGEQLLGTSGRDLIRGLGGNDTLFGFGGDDKFEGGDGDDYISGGNGSFNGSGNDILIGGNGNDTLVGEDGADMLIGGAGDDDYYYSAGSGSDTIDNVGGGTDWVFFNGIARERLSFHQDGDDLLIRVDASAASQVRVLGHFLGGGQAISYVQPGSGYAIPASQIPGLLTSLPQGFAAVSSGNSSALIAQESNTSSADLTSGHGRATQSLPARTDSQVGIQRVAVIQEIPLGAAETGRKPAITGGSGQPTLVDPPATTGGGLVPLLERWEHGEMPWDGHFSNDAGWGEQWPHDVPAVHGDPSPDIRQLEGLISAMAGFGSGGGADMLSMSRSEHRDTTMFAVQMI; from the coding sequence ATGGCTACGAATTTGGAACTGGCTCAGCTGGCTACGCATGTGTACGCGCGGCCCAACTCGAACAAGACCCCTCTTACGGGTGGGTGGTCACAGTTCGCTCGACAAGACGATGACGAGTGGGGCTTCTCGGCAAGCTCCTACGTTCGAGGTGGCGAGATCGTCATCTCCTTTGCCGGAACAAACCAATCGCCAATAGACTGGACAACGAATGTTCCGGCAGGCGTTGGCATTACAGCGCCTCAGGTCCTCACAGCGATTAGCTACGTGCTAAATGTTATGTCGCAGAATCCAGGCGCGACGTTCACGTTTACGGGTCACTCCCTTGGCGGTGGTCTGGCCTCGGTAATGGCAGTGATGTTCGACGTCGCTGCCACTGTCTTCGACCCAGCTCCGTTTGAACTCACTGCAAGAAGCGAAGAATTCCTCGCCCTTATAGATGGCTGGCCACACCCGAGTGGTTACAGGAATGCAGCGCTCGATGCCTACACGTCCAGCGGCGGGGCGCTATTCCCCCAGCGGGAATCCCAGGTCGTCGGGTACAGCGTGGCTGGAGAAGTGCTGGAACTTCTACGGGCAGCTCTTCCCACCGTCCAAGGCTCCCATCACACATACGTCGTAGGCAAGCCTCCACTGACTGAAGCCAATCCCATCAGCACAATGGTTGGGTTGCATTCCATGGACCTGTTGAGCGCTGTGATGAGATCCAGCCAGTTCAATACTGGCGTCGTGGAGCAAACAAGATCCTTCCAGGTGTTCTCTGATGAGGGGCTTTACGGGTCGGACAGTCGACTCGACCGGCCTGACTTCATGGCCAGGATTCACAATCGACACCTTGCTAACGCAGCAGGTGGTGAAGGTGCACTGGATGTTCTTGGTCAAGATCTCCAAGACATAGGAGACGTAGGGGCAGCATTCGAGGAGACGTTGAATCGGGGCATCCTGGCCGCGCTGGCTGAGTACCATTACTTTCAGACTGGCGGCAGCTATGAAGGATTCATTGAAAGAGTGCACGCGGGCACTCAGTTTGATCTTGCGAATATCTCCTCGACTTCTGATCGAAAAGGACAAGACCGCCTCCGTAACAGCGTTACGGAATGGCTCGCAGAGGAGGGAGAAGTATCAACTGACGTATTTAGGTTCAGTAGCTTTGTTGTGCAATCGGGTCAGGGAGGCCTCCAGTTCGAAGCCCAGCAGGACACGGATGATCTGATTCTCGGCGGCACTGGAAATGACACGGCCTCGGCGGGCGGTGGCGACGATTTCATCTTTGGCTGGGACGGATCAGATACTCTCCGCGGAGGAGCTGGTAGTGACGAGATCCATGGCGGTGACGGAAACGACATCCTGTACTCTGGATCGAGTACCGAAGATTCGGACACAAGCGAGAACCGACTGTACGGCGGCGATAATGATGACACTCTCTACGGTTCCGGAGGAAGAGACTATCTGGATGGCGGTGAGGGTGTTGACCTTCTGCAGGGCGGCGATGGAGTAGACACGTACAAGGTTGACGACTACGACACCATCTACGACTCAGATGGCAAGGGGTCTGTCTTTTACGGCAACAAGCAACTGACGGGCGGAACCCGCCCTGAGGACGGGCCTGATAACGTCTACTATGGGAACGGAGATATCTATGTTCTCAATGGTACGACGTTGATCATCAACGGCATGCTGACCATCCAGAACTTCGACAAGGAGAACAACAGCCTCCAAATCGTACTGAAAGACCCTGAGGACGAGGAGGAGACAGACGACGAGCGTCCCAGTACCGATGAGGCTTCAACAAGAACGTCACCAATCGTGATTGATCTTGATGGCGACGGCGTCGAGACTCTCGAGCTTGGCGCGGTTAACTTTGACCACGATGGTGATGGTCTGCGGGAGCAGTCAGGCTGGGTGTCCCCCGATGACGGAGTTCTCGCACACGACAGGAATGGCGACGGACGCATCAACAACGGTGGGGAGTTGTTTGGCAGTCACAGTGTCCTCGAAAGTGGGGAGCTCGCCAGTAACGGATTTCAGGCGCTGGCTGAGTACGATGACAACGGCGATGGGATCATCAACTCGCAGGATGGCTCCTATGGGCAGCTGAGGGTGTGGAGAGATCTGAACAGGAACGGCGTCAGTGATGTCGGCGAGCTTCAGAGCCTGTCGGAAGCGGGTGTGGTATCCATCGCTACGAGCTACAACGTATCGACACAGGTTGATGCGCATGGTCATGAACACCGGCAGATCGGCGCTGTGGTGTTGAGCGACGGGACAGCGTCAACCGCCTCAGATGTTTGGTTCCGAGTGGACGCGGGGGAACGAACCAACAGCGGTGAGATTGAGCTTTCTGCCGATCTGCTGATGCTACCCAACGCAAGAGGCTTCGGCAGGGTTCAAGACCTTCGGCAAGCCATGGCGTTGGACCCACAGCTAAAGGAGCTCCTCCTCCAGTACCTATCTGAGACGGATCCCAACGCGAAGAATCAACTACTGGATAGCTTGATCTATCGCTGGGCTGGTGCAGCGGACGTGGATCCATACAGCCGGGATCCAAGCCGTGTGTATGGCCACGTCATGGATGCGCGCCAGCTGGTCACGCTCGAGAATCTTGTTGGGCATGGCTATATGGGGATATGGTGCTGGGGCGAGTACGATCCAAATCCTCATGGCCAGGCGGCGCCACTGCTCATAAGTGAGTACTTGGAGTTCAAGCGCTTCACGGCGGCACAACTTCTAGCACAAACCGAGTTTTCAGAAGAGCTGGATATCATTCAATCCGCCTTCGGATCCGATGCCAATGGGGTCTCTGTTGACTGGGATGCACTGCAGGGAAAGCTGACCGCCCTCTTGGCGTCGGGTCAGGAAACCCGAATCCGCGCTCTGGTGACCGTTCTGACAGATCTTGGTGTTTACTCATCGGGCTATCGTGCCCAGCGCGACGCCGCATTCCAGGCCATCGCCGCTACCAATCCTCAGCTGGCACCATTCTTCGATCTGAACAGTCAGATCGGTACCCTCAACAACGATACGCTTTTTGGCAACGGTATCTTCTATGGCCTAGCAGGTGATGATCGGCTCTACGGCGGCCACAACGGGGACAGCTATCACTTCTCGAGGGGTCACGGGAACGACACCGTCCTAGATAGCGGAGGGCTGGATCAGATCGTGCTTAGCGAAGGAATCTCTGCTACGGATCTGATCTTTACCAGAAACGTCACCACGGTCTGGATGCATGTAAGAAACTCAGATGGAAGTGACGCTGGGTCCGTCAGGATAGATAACTTCTTTGACTTCGATGGCACCGTAGATTTCGGCGCAGTTGAGCTGATCCGCTTCGCCGACGGCAGCAGCATGACCCAACAGCAGATCCTTGCGATTCTCACAGCCTCATCTGTATCCACAGGCGATGACCTCGTATTCGGTACATCTGCAAGCGACACAATCGACTCGCTTTCCGGGCACGACAGTATCCACGGCCTAGCCGGGAATGATCACATTTCTGGCGGGGAAGGCAACGACAATCTGATGGGTGATAACGGAAACGATGTCCTTGTGGGAGGTGTCGGGGACGACTCCCTGGTTGGTGGCCGCGGCAGTGACACCTATGTCTTCGAGGTAGGTCACGGAAACGACACTATCAGCAATGCCGCAGAGGTCGCCGGCGTCAAGGTTGACCGGATTGCGCTCGGTGCAGGTATCGGTCCGGCGTCGGTAACTGTCAGGCGAGCAGAGGGTGACCTCATCATCCAGACCTCGGCGAGCGATAGCATTCGAGTGGTCGGATACTTCAGTGGTCACGGGAACAATGGTGTAGCCATTGACCAGATCGTGTTCGATGACGGGACGATTTGGGGGATTGAGGAGATCAAGGGTCGGGTACTTGAAGCGAGCTCTGGTTCTGACACCGTGTATGGATATGACACGAACGATAGTCTCGTGGGTCTTGCTGGAGACGATCGTTTGTTCGGGAATGGAGGTGACGACATTCTGGACGGTGGCGACGGGCACGACTCCCTTGAGGGTGGATCAGGTAATGATCAGATTCTCGGCGGTCAGGGCATCGACGTTATGCAGGGTGGCGATGGAAACGACCAAGTCGACGGAGGGGAAGGAAACGACACACTCTCCGGCGGTAGTGGTGACGACATTCTTCTTGGCGGCCTCGGTAGTGACCATCTCGAAGGTGGAGCTGGGCGAGATTCACTCAATGGAGGCGATGGAAATGATCAGCTCAATGGCAACGTAGGAGACGATGTACTGGAGGGTGGGCTTGGCGATGACATCCTCTACGGCGAAGCCGGCAGCGATCTCCTTTCAGGTGGGCTTGGCAATGATCGACTCGAAGGCGGAGAGGGCGACGACAACTACTACTTCGCAGCCGGGGGTGGCCACGACGTCATCAATGATAGCAATGGTCTAACGACCATTTTCCTCGCCGGACTACCTCTGAACGAGCTTATCTTCCGGCGCGAGGGGACTTCCCTGGCTGTTTACTTCCTCAACTCCGTTGATGATCGTATCCACCTTGAGAACTTCTTCGACCCAGCCACTCAGCTGGCTAGGTTCGGACTTCGCTTCGATATGGGAGGTGGCCAGACCTGGAGCTTAAGCCCGACGGAGTTGGATGCCGCATCGATGGCCGGCACCGCGCTTGACGATGTCCTTCATGGAAACTCTCTGGAGAATTCAATCAGTGGCCTCGCTGGAAACGACACAATCTTCGGAAGCGGGGGGATCGACAATCTGCAGGGAGGCGCTGGCAACGACACTCTGTACGGGCAGGATGGGTCAGATGTGCTGCTCGGCGGGGACGGAGATGACGTTCTCAATGGCGGTTCGGGCGCTGACCAGCTCTCCGGTGGTGTCGGAGACGACACCTACGTCATTGACGACGCTGGGGATACTGTCACGGAGCTCGAGAACGACGGAAATGACGTCGTGAGTAGCAACATCAGCTACACCCTCAATCAATACATCGAGAGGTTGGTCCTCACTGGAAGCGGCCACATAAATGCTACGGGCAATGACACGGACAACGAAGTTGCCGGTAACGGGGGGAACAATCGATTGACTGGCCTAGCGGGGAATGATGTGCTGGCAGGTGCTGCTGGGGACGACATTCTGGACGGTGGGCTCGGTGACGACCAGCTTGAGGGCGGCGACGGGTACGACACGCTGTACGGTGGGGCCGGGTTGGATACGCTAGATGGAGGCGAGGGGATCGACCAAGCGGTTGGCGGCCTGGGTGATGATCTGTATCGGGTTAATGATGCTAGTGACATCATCGTTGAGCACGATGGAGAGGGTGCAGATACGGTCGAATCGACGGCCTATAGCTACACGCTATCGATGAACGTTGAGCACCTGACCTTGGCCGAGGGCACTGGTTCCTACGAGGGTTCTGGCAACTCGTTGGCCAATGTACTGACGGGCAATAGCAACGATAACCGCCTCGACGGTGGAGCCGGTGCCGATAGCTTGATTGGCGGCCTGGGCAACGATACCTACGTCATTGATTCGGTGAGCGATGTGATCGTCGAGAACGCCGACGAAGGGATCGACACAGTCGAGTCGAGCATCAGCTACACGCTCAGCTCGACGCTGGATAATCTGACCCTGCTGGGAAGCGCCGACCTCAATGCCACGGGCAATGACGGCGACAACGTCATCCAAGGTAACGAGGGTAGCAACCTCATTGAAGGCGGAGATGGTGCGGATACCCTCTCTGGTGGCGCAGGCGACGACTACTACGTCGCTGTATCGGCGGATGATAGTGTCCACGAGTACGCTGGTGAGGGTATTGATACCGTAGAGCGCGTGTTCGAGACCAACTTGGTTCTGGAAAGCAATGTTGAGAACCTGGTCCTTGGTGCCGGCATCACAACCGGCAACGGCAACGGGCTGGATAACACTATTACCGGCAATGCCGAGGACAACACCCTGGGTGGCTGGGATGGTGATGACCTCCTGCATGGACTGGACGGTAATGACGCGCTCTTTGGTGGCGATGGGACCGACACGCTCCTGGGCGGCATTGGGAACGACTATCTGGATGGCGGTGCGGGCGTGGATCTCCTCGAGGGCGGTTCGGGCAACGATGTCTACATCATCGATGACAGTGCCGATGTGGTGGTCGAGGCCGCAGGCGCGGGCATCGATCAGGTACAGACGACCGCTTCGTATGCACTGTCAGCCAACATCGAGAACCTGTTCCTGATGGAAGGCGGTGCCATCGATGGCACAGGCAACGCACTGGACAACTACATTGCGGGCAATAGCGATGCCAATGTGATCGACGGCGGTGCTGGTAGCGACACGCTCGTGGCTGGTGGCAGCGACGATACGCTGATCGGTGGAACCGGCGATGACAAGTATGTCTTTGATGAAAGCTCGGGAAGCGACGTCGTCGATAACAGCGATGGCGGCTTCGATGGCGTATTCTTTACCGGTGGAGTGACCAGGGAACGCCTGTCCTTCTCACGCGATGGTGACGACCTGCTGATCTTCATCGATGCGGCCACCGCCCCATCAGTGCGCGTGCTGAACCACTTCCTGGGGGGCGATGCCGCCATCGACTACGTACAGCCCGATGGCGGCTTCTACCTGACCACCACGGAGATCAACCAGATCGTGGCAGGAGGTGGCACCGGTGGCGAGTACGACCAGGTGATCGAGGGTACGGCTTCGGGCGAGCAGCTGGTGGGTGGCACCGGCAAGGACCTCATCAAGGGCTTGGCGGGCAACGATCAGCTATTCGGCATGGGCGGAAACGACACTCTGCAGGGCGGCGACGGCGACGACTACCTAGCTGGGGGTAATGGCAGTGGCAGCGGCTCTGGCAATGATCGCCTCGAGGGCGGGGCAGGGGCGGACACCCTGGCGGGCCAAGATGGGGCCAACGCCCTGATTGGTGGTGCCGGCAACGATAGTTATGTCTACGGCGGAGGCCAAGACACCATCGACAATACTGGTGGTGGATACGATGGCGTCTTCTTTAACAACGGCATTCTGGCCGACGATCTGGCTTTCACCCGCGACGGGGATGACCTGCTGATCACCGTCGATGGCAATGCCAGTGCCACGGTTCGGGTTACCAATCACTTCCTGGGCGGCGACTATGCCATCGACTTCGTCCAGCCGGCTTCGGGCAGCTCGCTCAACACCGCCGCAATCAATGCCTTGGCTGAAGATCACGGTGGCAACCCGGGCGGGGGCGGCAATGAAGGCAACGACAATGACTACTCCAATGTGGTCACCGGCACAGGGTCAGGCGAGCAGTTGCTTGGGACCTCAGGTCGCGATCTGATTCGTGGGCTGGGCGGCAATGACACCCTCTTTGGCTTCGGCGGTGACGACAAGTTCGAAGGCGGTGATGGGGATGATTACATCTCCGGAGGTAATGGTTCGTTCAATGGCTCGGGTAATGACATCCTGATCGGCGGCAATGGCAATGACACGCTGGTTGGTGAGGATGGCGCTGACATGCTGATTGGCGGAGCCGGCGATGATGATTACTACTACTCCGCTGGCTCGGGGAGCGACACGATCGACAACGTAGGCGGCGGCACTGATTGGGTGTTCTTCAACGGTATCGCGCGCGAACGACTTTCCTTCCACCAAGACGGTGATGATTTGCTGATCCGGGTCGATGCCAGCGCAGCGTCACAGGTTCGGGTGCTGGGGCACTTCCTTGGCGGTGGCCAAGCCATCAGTTACGTGCAGCCGGGTAGCGGGTATGCCATCCCAGCATCCCAAATCCCAGGACTGCTCACGTCGCTGCCGCAGGGCTTTGCTGCAGTTTCCTCAGGCAATTCATCTGCCCTCATCGCACAAGAGTCAAATACCTCCAGTGCCGACCTTACATCGGGCCATGGCCGTGCGACGCAAAGCTTGCCTGCCCGTACGGACAGCCAGGTTGGTATCCAACGGGTTGCCGTGATTCAGGAAATACCGCTTGGCGCAGCTGAGACAGGTCGCAAGCCGGCAATCACCGGCGGTTCCGGGCAGCCGACGCTGGTTGATCCGCCGGCAACGACGGGAGGCGGTCTGGTGCCGCTGCTGGAGCGTTGGGAGCACGGGGAAATGCCGTGGGATGGGCACTTCTCGAATGACGCTGGCTGGGGCGAGCAATGGCCGCATGACGTTCCTGCCGTACATGGCGACCCGAGCCCCGATATCCGACAACTCGAAGGGCTCATTTCGGCCATGGCCGGCTTTGGTTCCGGCGGAGGAGCAGACATGTTGTCCATGTCACGGTCCGAGCATCGCGACACGACTATGTTCGCCGTTCAGATGATCTAA
- a CDS encoding DEAD/DEAH box helicase, whose protein sequence is MAIDPFEQLHPGIQRWVWQQGWPALRQIQAQAIPLVLGRQSDVVISAPTAGGKTEAAFLPIMSDLAQFEGPGLRCLCVSPLRALINDQTRRLTSMAEAVDLRVQPWHGDVSAGRASFWKRPANILITTPESLEALLMRRGAQFGGLLGELRYLVVDELHAFFGSERGAQLRSLLQRVERLVPHPLPRIALSATLGEPARAGNFLRSRGGFPCQVLTTASDGGELRLQVRAIQQRREYDGGPMPTMEAAGDAVEKLLAQIARQPMDEPVQLPASPETFEELEDNEQAPADRYTTALDEIADHLFERLRGESHLVFANARAQVEIVADQLRERAEGRALPNEFFPHHGALSRELRLSVEERLREGKLPTTAVCTSTLEMGVDLGDVVSVAQIGPAPSVAALKQRIGRSGRRPGQPQILRQYVVLPALTSRSHSVDWLRLSLLQAIAAIELMLAGRFEPPMQEDLHLSTLVQQILSYIAQSGGGCTAAELYRELCQRGAFSNIDQAMFAEVLRSLGSAQLIEQVNDGSLLPGAVGERIMEHFSFYATFFTPEEYQLLCNGKRLGTVPVIEPLVPGRLMLFAGRRWRILEVDTEARVVLLAPSKGGKPPSFGGGPLGVHRIVHQRMRQLLEESSIPVYLDPLAQQGLMDAREAYNLFGFGQSPLTASGDAVYLAHWAGHRVGLAIALWLQWLEVEAVNAGPFVELIGLAEEAVPQLIELALQRIPADATILAARKEGLERNKFDQFLQPELLVRGYAAAELDLDGAIAVMKQWHEALTK, encoded by the coding sequence ATGGCCATCGACCCGTTCGAGCAGCTGCATCCAGGGATCCAACGCTGGGTATGGCAACAAGGATGGCCGGCCCTGCGCCAGATCCAGGCGCAGGCCATTCCGCTCGTGCTGGGGAGACAGAGTGATGTGGTGATCTCGGCGCCAACCGCCGGGGGCAAGACCGAAGCCGCTTTTCTGCCGATCATGAGTGATCTGGCGCAGTTCGAAGGCCCAGGACTGCGCTGTCTGTGCGTGTCGCCGCTGCGCGCCCTGATCAACGATCAGACCCGTCGCCTCACCTCGATGGCCGAGGCGGTGGATCTGCGTGTGCAGCCTTGGCACGGCGATGTGTCAGCTGGACGCGCGAGCTTCTGGAAGCGACCGGCCAATATCCTGATCACCACGCCGGAAAGCTTGGAGGCTCTGCTGATGCGTCGTGGCGCGCAATTCGGCGGCTTGCTGGGCGAGCTTCGCTATCTGGTTGTCGACGAGTTGCACGCGTTCTTCGGCAGCGAACGCGGGGCCCAACTGCGCTCGCTGCTCCAGCGCGTGGAACGCCTAGTGCCCCATCCCCTGCCCCGTATTGCCTTGTCGGCCACCTTGGGAGAGCCGGCACGCGCCGGCAACTTCTTGCGTTCGCGGGGAGGATTTCCATGCCAGGTGCTGACTACGGCCTCCGACGGCGGTGAGCTGCGCTTGCAGGTGCGCGCCATCCAGCAGCGACGAGAGTATGACGGAGGCCCAATGCCCACCATGGAGGCCGCTGGGGATGCGGTAGAGAAGCTGCTGGCCCAGATCGCACGCCAGCCGATGGATGAGCCGGTGCAGCTGCCGGCCTCGCCTGAGACCTTTGAGGAACTGGAGGATAACGAGCAAGCACCAGCCGATCGCTACACGACCGCGCTGGACGAGATTGCGGACCACCTTTTCGAACGCCTGCGGGGCGAGAGCCATTTGGTGTTCGCCAATGCGCGTGCGCAGGTGGAGATCGTGGCCGACCAGCTGCGTGAGCGCGCTGAAGGTCGTGCGCTACCCAATGAGTTCTTCCCGCATCACGGCGCGTTATCACGCGAACTGCGTTTGAGTGTGGAGGAACGGTTGCGGGAAGGTAAGCTGCCCACCACGGCCGTGTGCACGTCCACGCTGGAGATGGGCGTGGACCTGGGCGATGTCGTATCGGTGGCCCAGATCGGCCCGGCACCTTCGGTGGCGGCTCTGAAACAGCGCATTGGACGCTCCGGACGCCGCCCGGGTCAGCCGCAGATCCTGCGCCAGTATGTCGTCCTGCCAGCCCTGACCTCACGCAGTCATTCCGTGGACTGGCTGCGCTTGAGCCTGCTGCAAGCTATCGCGGCGATCGAGCTGATGCTGGCTGGGCGCTTCGAGCCTCCTATGCAGGAGGACCTCCATCTATCGACCCTGGTCCAACAGATCCTGTCATACATCGCGCAAAGCGGCGGCGGCTGTACGGCGGCCGAGCTGTACCGGGAACTGTGTCAGCGCGGCGCATTCTCCAACATCGATCAAGCCATGTTCGCCGAGGTGTTGAGATCGTTGGGGAGCGCGCAGCTCATTGAGCAGGTCAATGATGGCAGCCTGCTGCCGGGCGCGGTCGGTGAGCGGATCATGGAGCACTTCAGCTTCTACGCCACTTTCTTCACCCCCGAGGAGTACCAGCTGCTGTGCAATGGCAAGCGATTGGGCACGGTGCCGGTCATTGAGCCGCTCGTGCCGGGGCGTTTGATGCTGTTTGCCGGTCGGCGCTGGCGCATCCTGGAGGTTGATACCGAGGCTCGCGTTGTCCTGCTGGCGCCCTCCAAGGGGGGTAAACCTCCCAGCTTTGGTGGCGGTCCGCTGGGCGTACACCGCATCGTGCATCAGCGCATGCGACAGCTCCTTGAGGAGTCCTCCATACCGGTCTATCTGGACCCGCTGGCTCAGCAGGGATTGATGGACGCTCGCGAAGCCTACAACTTGTTCGGATTTGGCCAGAGTCCTCTGACAGCCTCTGGGGATGCCGTCTATCTTGCCCATTGGGCTGGACACCGGGTTGGCCTGGCCATCGCATTGTGGTTGCAGTGGCTGGAGGTGGAGGCCGTCAACGCTGGGCCGTTCGTAGAGTTGATTGGGCTTGCCGAAGAAGCTGTGCCTCAGCTGATCGAGTTGGCCCTGCAGCGGATACCCGCAGATGCGACGATCTTGGCGGCGCGCAAGGAAGGTTTGGAGCGGAACAAGTTCGACCAATTTCTGCAGCCTGAGCTACTGGTTCGTGGCTATGCGGCGGCCGAACTGGACCTAGACGGTGCGATCGCTGTGATGAAGCAGTGGCACGAGGCACTGACTAAATGA